From a region of the Dermatophagoides farinae isolate YC_2012a chromosome 3, ASM2471394v1, whole genome shotgun sequence genome:
- the LOC124494446 gene encoding uncharacterized protein LOC124494446 codes for MFSCHVLVIMFGLFIVYVRYKMPLSEKGEILIREVFTIYYNKGNIDSNGRGHLKDCDPVTLKRLKQIVQIGEFLMRFGPILYGIVATSYLLVLTYLESIQPPSNVAVIIFDYMIVVIGTITGRSIVSAAICIIFSYLTELIFFQYQFSYWNHVLNRINKHKDHMPPRWCRLLLHSFLQHHDFMIKWLFAVNNQINFIYCYVFVFLFPIHVIMSDLMVFHSNEFAFPNLLLIIIYVSNLTIWPSIIVAWLPIQLHRNIIQINQTLYTLLAIDERQKFRLMTFRCYLKLQTYTQRLTSKTIQIGINIGPFCVTHYLALKFVLSYISYFMFIHQLFQKS; via the exons ATGTTCTCATGTCACGTGTTGGTTATCAtgtttggtttgtttatTGTATATGTCCGTTATAAAATGCCGTTAAGCGAGAAGGGTGAAATACTCATACGAGAAGTTTTCACCATCTATTACAACAAAGgaaatattgattcaaatggGCGTGGGCATCTCAAAGACTGTGATCCAGTGACATTGAAAcgtttgaaacaaattgtCCAGATTGGCGAATTTCTCATGCGATTTGGTCCCATTCTctatg GAATTGTGGCCACATCTTATTTATTGGTCTTGACATATCTAGAGAGCATCCAGCCACCATCTAATGTTGCGGTTATCATTTTCGATTACATGATTGTAGTGATTGGAACAATTACAGGCCGATCGATTGTTTCGGCTGCTATTTGTATCATATTCTCCTATCTAactgaattgatttttttccaatatcaATTCAGTTACTGGAATCACGTTCTAAATAGgataaacaaacataaaGATCATATGCCACCAAGGTGGTGTCGGCTATTattgcattcatttttgCAACATCATGACTTTATGATCAAATGGTTATTCGCTGTCAATAaccaaattaattttatataCTGCTATGTGTTTGTATTCTTATTCCCGATTCATGTCATAATGAGTGATCTAATGGTGTTCCATAGCAATGAATTCGCTTTCCCAAATCTTCTTCTCATCATAATATATGTATCAAATTTAACCATTTGGCCTTCAATTATCGTCGCTTGGTTGCCCATACAATTGCATCGAAATATCATACAGATAAATCAAACCTTATACACTCTGTTGGCTATTGATGAGAGACAAAAATTCCGTTTAATGACATTTCGATGTTATCTTAAGCTACAAACATATACACAACGTTTGACATCTAAAACCATACAAATTGGCATAAATATCGGTCCATTCTGTGTTACCCATTATTTAGCTTTAAAG TTCGTTTTGTCTTACATCAGCTATTTTATGTTTATACatcaattatttcaaaaatcatAG
- the bys gene encoding bystin isoform X1, with protein sequence MPKMKRKPNKNRTRTVYPQERPDKKPKFAIKDGLRTEDTEVSFIDPKTSRKILEQAQLQQNELEEEFGLHDPSKMVRNKDTKLDLSGNFSDREADDVNHDDYDLLDEDEESARDVYESFYEELKLNKEDERALEMFMMKDNLKRKSLADYIRDKLKEKEDELSTMLNNEQAVQSGSNGSELDDRVVDLYRGVKVVLQRYRNGRLPKAFKIIPALANWEQVLFITEPDCWTAAAMFQATRLFASNLKERMAQRFFNLVLVPRIRDDIEEYKRLNFHLYQALKKALFKPGAFFKGIIIPLCESGDCTLREAVIIGSIMARNHIPLLHSCAAMLKIAEMDYSGANSIFLNILIQKKYALPYRVIDALFYHFYRFLNDRRSTLPVLWHQCLLAFVQNYKNDLSCEQKESLLELLRVQTHHAITPEIRRELFKSRNRDGSDFVIESTDMH encoded by the exons atgccGAAAATGAAACGTAAACCAAACAAGAATCGAACACGCACTGTTTATCCACAGGAACGTCCGgataaaaaaccaaaatttgCCATCAAAGATGGTCTCCGAACTGAGGATACTGAAGTAAGT TTCATTGATCCTAAAACTTCAAGAAAAATCTTAGAACAAGCACAATTACAACAGAATGAACTGGAAGAAGAATTCGGTCTTCATGATCCATCGAAAATGGTTAGAAACAAAGATACCAAATTAGATTTATCTGGAAATTTTTCTGATCGTGAAGCTGATGATGTTAACCACGATGATTACGATTTGttagatgaagatgaagaatcAGCTCGTGACGTGTATGAATCGTTCTATGAAGAATTAAAACTGAACAAGGAAGATGAACGAGCATTGGAAATGTTCATGATGAAGGATAATCTTAAACGGAAATCCTTGGCCGATTATATTCGTGATAAattgaaagagaaagaagaTGAATTGAGCACGATGCTTAACAATGAACAAGCAGTACAATCCGGTTCGAATGGCTCTGAATTGGATGATCGTGTAGTGGATCTGTATCGCGGTGTTAAAGTGGTACTACAACGGTATCGCAACGGGCGATTGCCTAAAGCTTTTAAGATAATACCTGCATTAGCCAATTGGGAACAGGTATTGTTCATCACTGAACCTGATTGCTGGACAGCAGCGGCCATGTTCCAAGCTACTCGGTTGTTTGCATCGAACCTCAAGGAGCGTATGGCGCAGCGTTTCTTCAATCTGGTATTAGTGCCAAGAATACGTGACGATATCGAAGAGTATAAACGGCTCAACTTTCACCTTTATCAGGCTTTAAAGAAGGCCTTGTTCAAACCTGGAGCCTTCTTCAAAGGCATCATTATACCGCTCTGTGAATCGGGCGATTGTACATTACGAGAAGCTGTCATTATCGGATCGATCATGGCACGTAATCATATCCCATTGTTGCACTCATGTGCTGCTATGTTAAAGATTGCCGAAATGGATTATAGTGGGGCAAATTCTATCTTTCTAAATATTTTGATCCAGAAAAAGTATGCTCTTCCATATCGGGTGATTGACGCtctattttatcatttctatCGATTTCTGAATGATCGCCGATCAACGTTACCCGTTCTATGGCATCAATGTTTATTGGCATTCGTACAGAACTACAAAAATGATCTTTCCtgtgaacaaaaagaatcattGTTAGAGCTTTTACGTGTGCAAACTCATCACGCTATCACACCTGAAATTCGTCGAGAATTGTTCAAATCTCGAAATCGTGATGGTAGCGATTTTGTTATCGAATCGACCGATATgcattaa
- the bys gene encoding bystin isoform X2: MPKMKRKPNKNRTRTVYPQERPDKKPKFAIKDGLRTEDTEFIDPKTSRKILEQAQLQQNELEEEFGLHDPSKMVRNKDTKLDLSGNFSDREADDVNHDDYDLLDEDEESARDVYESFYEELKLNKEDERALEMFMMKDNLKRKSLADYIRDKLKEKEDELSTMLNNEQAVQSGSNGSELDDRVVDLYRGVKVVLQRYRNGRLPKAFKIIPALANWEQVLFITEPDCWTAAAMFQATRLFASNLKERMAQRFFNLVLVPRIRDDIEEYKRLNFHLYQALKKALFKPGAFFKGIIIPLCESGDCTLREAVIIGSIMARNHIPLLHSCAAMLKIAEMDYSGANSIFLNILIQKKYALPYRVIDALFYHFYRFLNDRRSTLPVLWHQCLLAFVQNYKNDLSCEQKESLLELLRVQTHHAITPEIRRELFKSRNRDGSDFVIESTDMH, translated from the exons atgccGAAAATGAAACGTAAACCAAACAAGAATCGAACACGCACTGTTTATCCACAGGAACGTCCGgataaaaaaccaaaatttgCCATCAAAGATGGTCTCCGAACTGAGGATACTGAA TTCATTGATCCTAAAACTTCAAGAAAAATCTTAGAACAAGCACAATTACAACAGAATGAACTGGAAGAAGAATTCGGTCTTCATGATCCATCGAAAATGGTTAGAAACAAAGATACCAAATTAGATTTATCTGGAAATTTTTCTGATCGTGAAGCTGATGATGTTAACCACGATGATTACGATTTGttagatgaagatgaagaatcAGCTCGTGACGTGTATGAATCGTTCTATGAAGAATTAAAACTGAACAAGGAAGATGAACGAGCATTGGAAATGTTCATGATGAAGGATAATCTTAAACGGAAATCCTTGGCCGATTATATTCGTGATAAattgaaagagaaagaagaTGAATTGAGCACGATGCTTAACAATGAACAAGCAGTACAATCCGGTTCGAATGGCTCTGAATTGGATGATCGTGTAGTGGATCTGTATCGCGGTGTTAAAGTGGTACTACAACGGTATCGCAACGGGCGATTGCCTAAAGCTTTTAAGATAATACCTGCATTAGCCAATTGGGAACAGGTATTGTTCATCACTGAACCTGATTGCTGGACAGCAGCGGCCATGTTCCAAGCTACTCGGTTGTTTGCATCGAACCTCAAGGAGCGTATGGCGCAGCGTTTCTTCAATCTGGTATTAGTGCCAAGAATACGTGACGATATCGAAGAGTATAAACGGCTCAACTTTCACCTTTATCAGGCTTTAAAGAAGGCCTTGTTCAAACCTGGAGCCTTCTTCAAAGGCATCATTATACCGCTCTGTGAATCGGGCGATTGTACATTACGAGAAGCTGTCATTATCGGATCGATCATGGCACGTAATCATATCCCATTGTTGCACTCATGTGCTGCTATGTTAAAGATTGCCGAAATGGATTATAGTGGGGCAAATTCTATCTTTCTAAATATTTTGATCCAGAAAAAGTATGCTCTTCCATATCGGGTGATTGACGCtctattttatcatttctatCGATTTCTGAATGATCGCCGATCAACGTTACCCGTTCTATGGCATCAATGTTTATTGGCATTCGTACAGAACTACAAAAATGATCTTTCCtgtgaacaaaaagaatcattGTTAGAGCTTTTACGTGTGCAAACTCATCACGCTATCACACCTGAAATTCGTCGAGAATTGTTCAAATCTCGAAATCGTGATGGTAGCGATTTTGTTATCGAATCGACCGATATgcattaa
- the LOC124494444 gene encoding proton-coupled amino acid transporter 1 → MPSDSSCSPYTAEIIDSRITISGRSARDQEIESMENKSSTIMMKKKTEQLDRTNYLSTLMHMLNGFIGSGILSMPITFKNGGLILASVMNPMIGILSCHCIHMLIQINELSIKIDGRTTPLDYHELAEFAFRIGPKLLRPWARIARYFVLVAIACTQIGGCCVYYLFIGTNVQKFLSQIYGTEKSPSKEACLAMILPIVIGINYIRNIRRLTFLSTISNFLQVAGIGIILYNLSTQPWPEFPDQLPKIGEKIPQFFVSSLFIFEGISLSMSLYKTIDKAEKFSRPFGVLNVGLLLIGAFYFTLGFMGYSCYGSNVEATITANLTGSHINNTVQVLYALAVLFTYPIILYVPIQILWPIMERNLRNKFIVGDGILANRTTLIIELSFRTGLVLFTYMLASVVHKLELIISLIGAITSSSIAVIIPSTLHLITFYGQCSSGHQRRWLLTKNLAIMMVGWSGFFLGSYYSLCDIIGSYRSDDDLIIVAQSTIAPLEPFRSSIE, encoded by the exons atgccttCCGATTCATCATGCTCGCCGTATACAGCagaaattattgattcaagAATCACAATATCCGGTAGATCAGCAAGAGATCAGgaaatcgaatcaatggaaaacaaGAGTTCGACAAtcatgatgaagaagaaaactGAACAATTGGATCGAACTAATTATTTATCGACATTAATGCACATGCTCAATGGTTTTATTGGATCCGGAATACTTTCGATGCCAATCACATTTAAGAATGGTGGTCTCATTCTTGCTTCGGTCATGAATCCAATGATTGGCATTTTATCTTGTCATTGTATTCACATGTTGATTCAGATAAACGAATTATCCATCAAAATCGATGGTAGGACCACTCCTCTGGATTACCACGAA CTGGCCGAATTTGCATTCAGAATTGGTCCAAAGCTACTTCGACCATGGGCACGAATAGCTCGATACTTTGTTCTGGTGGCCATCGCATGTACTCAGATTGGTGGATGTTGTGTTTACTACCTGTTTATTGGAACAAATGTACAAAAGTTTCTATCGCAAATTTATGGCACGGAAAAAAGTCCATCAAAAGAGGCGTGCCTGGCAATGATACTGCCCATAGTGATTGGCATCAACTACATCCGTAATATACGTAGATTAACATTCCTGTCGACTATATCGAATTTCTTGCAAGTTGCCGGTATTGGAATCATATTGTATAACCTATCCACGCAGCCGTGGCCTGAATTTCCTGATCAATTGCCTaaaattggtgaaaaaataCCGCAATTCTTTGTGTCTTCTTTATTCATCTTCGAAGGCATTTCTTTG TCGATGAGTCTGTacaaaacaattgataaGGCGGAGAAATTCTCTCGTCCATTTGGCGTATTGAACGTTGGCCTATTGCTTATCGGGGCATTTTATTTCACTCTAGGATTCATGGGCTATTCATGTTATGGTTCAAATGTAGAGGCTACGATAACGGCAAATTTAACTGGAAGTCACATCAACAATACAGTACAGGTTTTGTATGCGTTGGCCGTATTGTTTACCTATCCAATAATTCTTTATGTGCCCATACAAATCTTGTGGCCAATTATGGAACGTAATTTgcgaaacaaattcattgtcGGCGACGGAATTCTGGCCAATCGAACAACACTGATCATAGAATTATCATTTAGAACTGGATTAGTTTTATTCACAT ACATGTTAGCATCGGTTGTTCACAAACTCGAGCTTATTATATCGTTGATAGGAGCTATCACATCGAGTTCGATTGCCGTGATTATACCATCGACACTTCATTTGATCACCTTTTACGGTCAATGTTCATCAGGACATCAAAGAAGGTGGCTTTTAACCAAGAATTTGGCCATCATGATGGTCGGTTGGTCGGGATTTTTTCTGGGCTCTTATTACAGCCTCTGTGATATCATTGGTTCCTATcgatctgatgatgatctcaTCATTGTTGCACAATCAACGATAGCGCCACTTGAACCTTTCCGGTCGTCTATCGAATAA
- the hb gene encoding LOW QUALITY PROTEIN: zinc finger protein hunchback (The sequence of the model RefSeq protein was modified relative to this genomic sequence to represent the inferred CDS: deleted 2 bases in 1 codon), producing the protein MSNPPTSMLSVNDNNSALIDTNNRSWSMMLGSPSLMPLTQPATSTTMESDEENPIADLMSLYSLPATSSSTMSQSDQHLHSMLLMAAMHHQQQQSLASIPTNVATSSGLVTTPPSELVEQQSHQNRLPLINTTGSSSINPAAYQHPILMMRMMMGNPSFLDHLTAPATSTSSGSILSPPNSVNVNRIISSQSESTTECKEAAETTALMSPGIEEPSTTTTNYQLVNPRPKPKCAKRRQRVVNGTGKSRQLTKCYSINRRLVESTVSTTSIASNVDQESLSDNRSTNPIYRCHLCPYTGNSKLHFNAHMNTHFDHRCPHCDYTSRTEGRLKRHIRDFHSETPPETWTGSGRLLDESLEGAELIFDPDGCMEMSAGGNGPNPARNRKYRCKQCGYVAMDKHDFWEHSKDHIKSDRMLACPKCNFVTEYKHHLEYHLRNHFGSKPFKCAKCNYSCVNKSMLNSHMKSHSNIYQYRCDDCTYATKYCHSLKLHLRKYKHQPATVLNLDGTPNPYPVIDVYGTRRGPRPKKPIASYTTSKSIRSKVIKKNNESNKCKVATQPKVDKLKNMATSSSSVDLNNKTRPLENTASQSINKSNDHHDNENDDNEQAQITYLRCNYCSFQTESKPEFSNHMLNHVVKEKLSLLNNKRKHLQQQQQHQSINDHSEDQKQPDQNGDKLVSNDLALDLSKQESQDQLQMKSSQDNPFSSLLQNFLEHQQQSQSEQADIRLPVTTTRQFIHKKRKGQARKLLPPSATTLDLMSESESVSSLPSLSPSSFDSSPTPTKEPDDDEDESIRSDDIVVDEQMIDQDDHNMDDESQLSETSIMDDLPLLTNTSLTNDQIQLFDFYNHQQQQQQNGTDIQHPLPPTPIKSPEADDQAVFNFDMTIDDQKSDCHNIRPIGSTMPECDITQLKPALVAALNDSSMVQPLLQSNSNLMQMLMQLLSTSASNTCSATPSSSSSMSLSSSSSSSKINDSKAMAAIISKGVGSSASSSSSSSSCSKLPDAMTATTISSSSNGESIQSIDCLASCSTSNQEADTIATNLNSATAAAALALATTSSSTPNESLTNVNSLITKMHSVTFLMQEILLEMWSIKK; encoded by the exons ATGTCAAATCCACCTACATCAATGCTATCAGTAAATGACAATAATTCAGCCTTGATCGATACGAATAATAGGTCATGGTCGATGATGCTTGGATCACCTTCATTGATGCCGTTGACACAGCCAGCAACTAGCACTACTATGGAATCTGATGAAGAGAATCCAATAGCTGATCTTATGTCTTTGTATTCACTTCCTGCCACATCCTCGTCGACAATGTCACAGTCGGATCAGCATCTTCATTCTATGCTACTAATGGCAGCAAtgcatcatcagcaacaacaatctttGGCATCGATCCCTACAAATGTTGCTACATCATCTGGATTGGTCACAACGCCACCCTCAGAACTAGTCGAACAACAAAGTCACCAAAATCGATTGCCTTTGATAAATACAACAGGATCTTCGTCCATTAATCCAGCAGCTTATCAGCATCCAATTCTTATGATGCGTATGATGATGGGTAATCCTTCATTTTTGGACCATCTAACAGCACCTGCCACATCTACGTCAAGTGGATCGATACTTTCACCACCAAACTCGGTAAATGTAAATAGAATAATTTCATCTCAGTCGGAATCAACTACCGAGTGCAAAGAAGCCGCTGAAACAACTGCACTCATGTCACCAGGCATCGAAGAGCCATCAACCACGACGACCAACTATCAA CTAGTAAATCCTCGGCCAAAACCTAAATGTGCTAAGCGACGACAGCGTGTTGTAAACGGAACTGGAAAGTCCCGTCAGTTGACCAAATgctattcaatcaatcgtcGCTTGGTCGAATCGACCGTGTCGACTACATCAATTGCTTCGAATGTTGATCAGGAGTCATTATCAGACAATCGATCTACGAATCCTATTTATCGATGTCATCTCTGTCCGTACACCGGAAATTCCAAGCTTCACTTCAATGCTCACATGAATactcattttgatcatcgtTGTCCTCATTGTGACTATACATCGCGAACCGAAGGACGCCTGAAGCGTCATATACGAGATTTTCATTCTGAAACACCACCCGAAACCTGGACTGGTAGCGGACGATTGTTAGATGAATCGCTTGAAGGTGCTGAATTAATATTTGATCCGGATGGATGCATGGAAATGTCGGCCGGTGGCAATGGACCAAATCCTGCTCGAAATCGAAAATATCGTTGCAAGCAATGTGGCTATGTGGCTATGGACAAACACGATTTCTGGGAACATTCCAAGGATCACATCAAATCAGATCGTATGCTGGCATGTCCGAAATGCAATTTTGTTACCGAATACAAGCATCATTTGGAATATCATTTACGTAATCACTTTGGTTCAAAGCCATTCAAATGTGCCAAATGCAACTATAGCTGTGTCAACAAATCGATGCTTAATTCGCACATGAAATcacattcaaacatttatcAGTACCGATGTGATGATTGCACTTATGCCACCAAATACTGCCATAGTCTCAAATTACATCTTCGCAAATACAAACATCAACCAGCCACTGTGTTGAATTTGGATGGCACACCCAATCCATATCCGGTCATTGATGTTTATGGCACACGAAGAGGACCTAGACCTAAAAAACCAATTGCGTCATATacaacatcaaaatcaattaggTCCAAagtaattaaaaaaaataatgaatcaaataaatgtaAAGTGGCCACTCAACCAAAAGTTGATAAGTTGAAAAACATGGCTACATCATCTTCGTCGGTCgatttgaacaacaaaacacgACCACTTGAAAATACTGcatcacaatcaatcaataaatcgaaCGACCAtcatgacaatgaaaatgatgataacgaacAAGCACAGATTACCTATCTCCGATGTAATTATTGTTCTTTCCAGACAGAATCGAAACCCGAATTCAGTAATCATATGCTAAACCATGTggtcaaagaaaaattgtcattgcTTAACAACAAACGTAAGCACttgcagcaacaacaacaacatcaatcaataaatgatcaCAGTGAAGATCAGAAACAGCCAGATCAAAATGGTGATAAACTAGTATCTAATGATCTGGCGCTTGATCTTAGCAAACAGGAATCACAAGACCAGCTCCAAATGAAATCCAGTCAGGATAACCCATTTTCATCGTTGCTACAAAATTTCCTtgaacaccaacaacaatcacaatcagAACAAGCAGATATACGACTACCGGTGACGACGACCAGACAATTTATACATAAAAAACGCAAAGGACAAGCTCGCAAATTACTTCCGCCTTCTGCTACCACACTGGATCTCATGTCCGAATCGGAATCAGTCTCCTCATTGCCATCTTTATCCCCCTCTTCCTTTGATTCTAGCCCTACACCAACCAAAGAGCCTGACGATGATGAGGACGAATCGATTCGATCAGACGATATTGTCGTCgatgaacaaatgattgatcagGACGATCATAACATGGATGATGAGTCACAACTTTCGGAAACATCGATAATGGATGATTTGCCATTGTTAACAAATACATCTTTAACCAacgatcaaattcaattgtttgatttttacaatcatcaacaacaacaacaacaaaatggaacGGACATCCAACATCCACTTCCACCAACGCCAATCAAATCACCCGAAGCCGATGACCAAGCCGTATTCAATTTTGACATGACAATCGATGACCAAAAAAGTGACTGCCACAATATTCGCCCCATAGGTTCGACAATGCCCGAATGTGATATAACTCAACTAAAACCTGCATTAGTTGCCGCCCTTAATGATTCTTCAATGGTACAACCGCTGCTTCAGTCCAACAGTAATTTAATGCAGATGTTAATGCAATTGCTTTCTACATCAGCCAGCAATACTTGTTCCGCTACACCTTCTTCGTCGTCATCAATGTCACTATCATCTTCCTCCTCAtcttcaaaaataaatgattcgaAAGCTATGGCAGCAATCATTTCAAAGGGTGTTGGTTCGtcggcatcatcatcatcatcatcatcatcttgttctAAGTTGCCCGACGCTATGACTGCCACCACGATATCATCTTCGTCGAATGGAGAATCTATTCAGAGCATTGATTGTTTAGCATCATGTTCCACTAGCAACCAAGAAGCTGATACGATCGCCACTAATCTTAACAGTGCAACAGCGGCAGCAGCTTTAGCTTTGGCAACTACATCCTCATCGACGCCCAACGAATCTCTCACTAATGTAAACAGTCTGATCACAAAAATGCATTCAGTAACATTTCTGATGCAAGAGATTCTTTTAGAAATGTGGTCGATCAAAAAGTGA